The nucleotide window AAAACTGTCATCCTCATCTATTAACATGACGAATTTTTTTACGCTAAGCACTGCAAAAAGACTCGTCATTGTCTTTTATATACTTCGCTTAAAGAAAGAGATGAAATTAATTTCAGTATCGTAAACAACAAAACGAATAATAATTGAACCAACACAAAcaaaaaaattaagaagaagaagaagaagaaaaaacacaAGCAAGCGCGCCGTCGCCGTTAGTTTCGAAAATAAGCACCGTTATAACGAGGAACCGGAAACAGATGACACCGGTTCGAAAATCCAGGAGTGGAACACGAGAAAATAAAATACTATAGGACCCAATTGGGGCGATATATACTAGTTGGTTTCTCTATATGTCCTTTCCGAGAGTATAAAAACCAAATAAGACAAGTTGCTTCATAATACTATCTtttagaaaattttcaaaatcaacCCTAAGAAATCTCCGCGAAACTTCCTTTTAGTCAATAATCGTCTTCCTCTTCGTCCTCTATCGGCTTCATCTCTGAAAGCTTAGTTGTTTCTTGTTATTACAGAGTGGCGTCATAGTTTTCTCCGGAACATTTGATTTTGGTATGTCTCAGTTCTCTTGCTTGGATTTttaatcatttcatttttttccttcttaATATCTTTGTAGTTGAATTTAGTAGGTGTTTCATTTGGATGGTTGAAATTTGgccaatttttaatttttttaacttcagTGTTTATTGCCTTGTGATTGGAAATTAGTGGTTGTTATGGTCAAAGTAGTTAGCTTGTGTATAGACTTTGATCATTCTAGTAATTTCTTGATGGTAGAGTTCATTTTGAACATTATTTCAGtgacttttttttttggggggggtggGGGGCTCTTTCTTTTTCTATTGTTTTATTACAATTTATAATAATGATTTTACGTGTAAACATTCCCTGTTGAATTATCTGGCATTAACATTGAGAAGTAAAGAAATTGCCTTATTAGATTAGTTGACCTTGTTGGAAGTTCAATGACTTTGAACTCGAGCTCAATTTAGGTTACTGTTATATTGCTCTAGTTATGTTATGTATAAACATTTCCTTTTGAGCTATGTGGCATCCTCCTCAGTCCTCTCTCATGACACGACCATGTTATAACTTACTAAGCAAGTTCAGTTCCTATTctaaattttatgatttttttggCGAAATGTTTGCATGTGACAACATCTCAAAAGTATTTCAGTCATCCATTTTCGGAGGAAATCTATAGCTGGGTTTCTTGTTTTACTGTTATAATATGAGAGAATCAACATAATATCCCATAAACTTGTGTAATAACATTTTCGGGGAACGGTATGTAGGGTCCTGGTTGTATTACTCAAGGCAGTTTTATGAAGAAACCTGTTGTCCCTCGAAGGATTTTGGAAGTTGACTGCCTCTTTGAACAGTTTGATGCGTTGCCTTGAGTTATGAATCACCGGCAAGAGAAGTTTGTGAGGTCAGTTGCTATGAACCTGGGCAAACCATTTTGTGTATTAACTTATTTTATATGCTGAAGCGTATTGAACTAGTCTCACTTGTTAAGCATTTGACATAGAGGAGAAAATCGAACAAATGAACAGGTTAGAGGGACTGGAAAGCAAACTAATTGTGGAATtgtaaggaaaaaaaagaagccGGGTATCCGACCACTATTTTGGTTTTATGTGGGATGACTTTATTTTGATACATTTAACCATGTAACACAAACTTTAACCTGCTTGCTGCGAATTAATCATGCATCATTTCATTATTTCTTGTAATGAGGTACTATTAATCGTGGATCAATTTGCTGTGATGTCTGACTCTAAGCTTgtttacaacaacaacatcagCCCAGTAGAATCCCATTAgtagggtctgggaagggtagagaggctgtttccgggaaAACTCTAAGCTTGTTTCTGCACTTTAATTGATTGCCATGCAGGTTTCAGGATTGGAACTCAGAGAGAAGCTCAGATGGGAATTTTCCATATAATGATAGAGCACGCTGGCGCAAAGTTGGAATGATCTCTAATGAATTACACAAAGTCCTGGAATGTGGTTCTACAAGGATCAAAAGCATACTACAAGCCTTAAATTCTTGTTTAAGTTGCCTTCTGGCCAAAAGTTTGGGATCAGAAAAAAAGATGCTTGATCCTCAAGGACCTTTTCTTCAGAAGTGGAACAAAATATTTGTGTTATCCTGTGTGATTGCAGTCTCCTTGGATCCTTTGTTTTTTTACATTCCAGTGATTGATAATGACAACAAATGCCTGCATTTGGATAGAAAAATGGAGGTCACAGCTAGTGTTTTGCGTTCCATCACTGATATCTTTTACCTTCTCCATATTGTGCTTCAATTTCGTACTGGTTTCATCGCCCCTTCGTCACGTGTATTTGGAAGAGGAGTTTTGGTCGAAGATGCTTGGGAAATAGCAAAGAGATACTTGTCCTCTTACTTCTTTATAGATATTCTTGCAGTTCTTCCTCTACCACAGGTTAGAGTGacttctcttattccttttttttttggttgataaTATCAACTTAAGGTGTAGCATAGAAGGCCTGTACTATTGATGGTCAGTCTCAAAAATCTAGTACAACAAACTGTGTTGCTTAATCAACAATATCTGCTGTCCTGATTGACCATTAGTCATGGCGATACATTGCTTAATTGGAAGGTCATGTCCTCAATGTCGGTCTATTTAGGCTCACTCAACCTTCTTGCTTTGTTTGTCATTGCCTTCTTCAGCACCTTtggtctttcttttaaaaatattattgaagTGTTGATTTAAAAACTATTCTTATTTATTGGATAGCACATGGTTGGTCTGTGTGCAAGATTTATGCTGCTTCAAACAATGTATCTGTCTATCATGGAGAATGTAGATTTTCATGATATGCAGACTTTTTTGGcattaaattattttctaaacttCTGTTTTTTCATGCGCTTCATGATATTAAGGATTTTTTAGTATGTTGTTAAGCTAGACTCTCAGCTCTGAAGAGATTGTACAGCAACTAGGTTGCTAACCATAATCATGCTATCTAATTTCTATGCAAATACAAATTCTAGATTTATTGTTTTAACTCATGTCGTTTTTCTGTCTTTTCAGGTTGTAATTTTAGTTGTAATTCCTAGATTGCGGGGTGCTAGATCTTTGAACACGAAGAATTTGCTGAAATTTGTTGTCTTCTTCCAATATATTCCGAGGCTCCTTCGAGTTTATCCTTTATATAAGGAAGTCACTAGAACTTCCGGCATACTCACCGAAACAGCATGGGCTGGAGCTGCGTTCAATCTCTTTCTTTATATGCTTGCCAGTCATGTAAGTTTGTGATAACTAGTAAGCTTGGTTATAAAAGGCTATCATACTATGCACTCAGATAGTTTTTTAATGTgttaaaaaattacttttgggaTTGCACCTAAGGTCTGACCTGTGGTCAAAGAAGTGGGTGCAAACTTTAGGGACTAGGGTTCAAATCCAACATAGTCAAAATGTTACCGtgtgatttctttccatttgtcTTGGTGAGCAAATTTACTGTACCTTTGCTAGTGGGAGGTAGTAGGTACCCGGTGGAATAGTTTaggtgcgcgcaagctggccAAGACATAACCGTTATGAAAAAAAAGTGGGATGGTTGTATTAAAAGGTGTCTTTTTAAGccttgattttatttttggtcCCAATTGGTGGTATAGGAATAAAATTTGTGGATTTTCACTCATCTTAAGTTTTCACTGACATGTAAACATATGATTACTACAGATATTCAATAATATAGCAGGTAGGTAAGTCATAATCTTATAGTCCATTATCCGTACACTATCATTGCTGAAACATTGATAACAAGTTATTCTCTGCCTTTAGGTACTTGGAGCGTTTTGGTACCTGTTTTCTATAGAACGTGAATCTACTTGTTGGCAACGAGCATGTGGAAATTCATCTGCGTGTCATCATGCTTCATTGTACTGTGATGATGATCATACAGGATTTAAAACATTGCTAAATAGTTCATGTCCTATAGAGACACCAAACGCAACGGTTTTTGATTTTGGGATATTCCTTGACGCCCTCCAGTCTGGTGTTGTGGAATCAATGGATTTTCCGCAGAAGTTCTTTTATTGTTTCTGGTGGGGTCTGCAGAACTTGAGGTATGCTTGCTATATTTGCTTGAGTTTTGCATATTCAACTGCATGTTTGCTGTTGATATTTTTGTACCTATCACTCTGTCTAACCTCATACATATGTATTATATCGCTGTTCTCTAACCATGTATTGTAAACTGAGGCAGGAAGAGTAAGAGACTCTTTTTCATAGCTTGTGGCTTATATTTGTGATCTGCGGCTTAGCATAGTGCACTTCCCATGATGCTAGAACATTGGGGTTGTCCCTTTTCAAAAGAATGTATCGATCTCTAAAATTGATATGCCCAGGTGAGGGGGAGGGTAGGAGATGGATACTTGTCATGCGAGATATATCTCAATCTGTCCATAAAGTCCGGccataaatttttctttttttgttgtaaCAAGTTATTTTATAGCATCTGTGAAATCGAAATGTGGGGAATTTATTTTAGTGAAAGCATCTTCTTTTGAATACAATGAGGTTGAAAGGATCTTTAAGAACTAGATTTAATCCCAAAGATTGGCACTTAGGATGGAGATCTATTAATAAACAACGACCTTGTCTTTGTCAGTTTCATACTAGCTTCTCTTATTCATTCAAACTGATACTTTACTCCTTGATGTTGCAGTTCCCTCGGTCAAAACCTACAAACAAGTACCTATGTCTGGGAAATATGCTTTGCGGTTTTCATTTCCATTGCTGGCTTGGTGCTATTTTCCTTTCTCATTGGAAATATGCAGGTAGATTCACTTTCCGGTCTATTTCAAAGTTCAGGCAATTCAAAAATTGTTGTCTACACTAAAAGACACGCCAAAGTAATTGTTTTCCAATATAGCTGCGACATGTTTATTATAGAATTCTCGTTATATCCATTAGATTGTCAACTTAGGATTATTGTTGATGTGCCTTATGTGGTTAAAACAACTTTTAGAGGTTGTGTAAATGTTTTGTGGGGCTTCTATATCCAAAATGTTCTTTTGTAACAGCTTCGTTGTGAAGTCAGTTGCATCTAATAGACAGGGGTGGTAGGGCTTTACAGACAGGGTAAATAATAGGATGTTGTTTTGACTTCAGTGGTCATAATTGCCAGTGCTCACTTGGCCCTATTTAACTGAAGTACTTGTGGTGTGACAGACATATCTGCAGTCGACAACAATAAGACTAGAGGAGATGAGGGTGAAAAGACGAGATGCAGAGCAGTGGATGTCTCACCGCTTACTCCCCGAGCACCTCAGGGAGCGAATCAGGCGCTATGAGCAATACAAGTGGCAAGAAACTAGGGGTGTTGATGAAGAGAATCTGATCCACAACCTGCCCAAAGACCTCAGAAGAGATATAAAGCGCCATCTTTGTTTGGCTTTGCTGATGAGGGTAAGTTCTGTTATTCCTGCTTTGCaactcaataattttttttttgtatgtatGTCATCGCACCTAAATGACCTTGCTTTATGATACTAGTTAgattaaaagttttttttaaattCGAACTAATCGTATTAATCTGCTAAATAGTAGTATTCGATTTTGATAAATATATGaatatttgaaggttccaatgtTTGAAAAAATGGATGAGCAACTCCTGGATGCACTATGTGACCGTCTCAGGCCAGTCCTCTACACGGAGAACAGCTTCATTGTGCGTGAAGGTGATCCAGTTGATGAGATGCTTTTTATAATGCGGGGCAAACTATTGACCGTAACCACTAATGGAGGGAGAACAGGCTTTTTTAACTCTGATTATCTAAAAGCTGGTGATTTTTGTGGAGAAGAGCTTCTTACTTGGGCTCTGGATCCTCATCTATCAAATAACCtcccaatttcaacccgaacTGTCCAAGCGctctcagaagttgaagcatttgCTCTAGTGGCCGATGATTTGAAGTTTGTAGCCTCTCAGTTTCGAAGACTTCATAGCAAGCAACTCCGCCATACTTTTAGGTTTTACTCGCAGCAATGGAGAACCTGGGCGGCCTGCTTCATACAAGCAGCATGGCGCCGTCATTGTAGGAAGAAGCTAGAGGAGTCTCTTCGCGAAGAAGAAAGCAGATTGCAAGATGCATTAGCGAGGGGAAGTGGTAGCTCGCCAAGTTTGGGTGCTACTATCTATGCATCGCGATTTGCTGCTAATGCACTTCGTGCTTTGCGGCGCAATACTTCAAAGAAAGCAAGGATGGTAGACAGGATATCACCCATTTTGCTTCAGAAACCAGCTGAACCAGATTTTACGGCAGAAGATAAGTAATTGTATTTAGTATGTAGTAATGCTTGGCCTTCTTGTATATGATTGATTACATGTTTCTCCTGTATACTAGTTTGTTTGTAGTAATATCTTATATTTCAATCCTCAATGCATATTGGCATGAAAACATCATTTTGTACAAAGGAAATGATAGGCTTCTTCGACTTGTATTTTACGTCCAAACACAAATCAGTCTGACGGAAAGTATAAAAAGACACCTGTTCTACTTGACATCTGAACATAAGTTTCTCGATATTACGAGTAAAGGAGTTCTGCAATAAACAGTTCTAATGGAAATCAACAAAAGCACGCACTTGTAATAAATTTGATTTGAAGATTGCTAGGTTGGGCCAGAAAGGTTTAAAGGACAAGGCAACGCCTTTGTTGGACTTGTATTCTCACCCTTTTTAGAAAAATGCCTTAGtcatttgaattttcttttagtatagaTGTTATAATTTCTCTGATTTACTGTAAATG belongs to Nicotiana tabacum cultivar K326 chromosome 6, ASM71507v2, whole genome shotgun sequence and includes:
- the LOC107800923 gene encoding cyclic nucleotide-gated ion channel 1-like, translating into MNHRQEKFVRFQDWNSERSSDGNFPYNDRARWRKVGMISNELHKVLECGSTRIKSILQALNSCLSCLLAKSLGSEKKMLDPQGPFLQKWNKIFVLSCVIAVSLDPLFFYIPVIDNDNKCLHLDRKMEVTASVLRSITDIFYLLHIVLQFRTGFIAPSSRVFGRGVLVEDAWEIAKRYLSSYFFIDILAVLPLPQVVILVVIPRLRGARSLNTKNLLKFVVFFQYIPRLLRVYPLYKEVTRTSGILTETAWAGAAFNLFLYMLASHVLGAFWYLFSIERESTCWQRACGNSSACHHASLYCDDDHTGFKTLLNSSCPIETPNATVFDFGIFLDALQSGVVESMDFPQKFFYCFWWGLQNLSSLGQNLQTSTYVWEICFAVFISIAGLVLFSFLIGNMQTYLQSTTIRLEEMRVKRRDAEQWMSHRLLPEHLRERIRRYEQYKWQETRGVDEENLIHNLPKDLRRDIKRHLCLALLMRVPMFEKMDEQLLDALCDRLRPVLYTENSFIVREGDPVDEMLFIMRGKLLTVTTNGGRTGFFNSDYLKAGDFCGEELLTWALDPHLSNNLPISTRTVQALSEVEAFALVADDLKFVASQFRRLHSKQLRHTFRFYSQQWRTWAACFIQAAWRRHCRKKLEESLREEESRLQDALARGSGSSPSLGATIYASRFAANALRALRRNTSKKARMVDRISPILLQKPAEPDFTAEDK